From the genome of Nicotiana sylvestris chromosome 1, ASM39365v2, whole genome shotgun sequence:
ggttcggttcgaaattcgatttttcggattttatgtcCACCCCTAGTAACCTCAACACTGAGAAAGCAATGAAGCAACCCAAGATCTTTAAGAGAGaaccttgaagacaaagcatcaATTATGGACTTCATTGTCTGTGGCTAGTTACCAGTCACAATTATATCATCCACATAAACAATGATGTATACAGTAACTCCAGATTTATATAGAATAAAAAGAGATGCATCATATTCAGACTTAATAAAACCAAGGGTGAGAAGATGATTTTTCAGCTCATTGTACCAAGCTCGTGAAGATTTTTCAAACCATAGATAGCTTTATTAAGGTTACATACATGAGTAGGATGCAAAGTATATTCAAAACCTGTAGGCTACCTCATTTAGACATTTTTTCAAGCTTTCTTATAAGAATGGGTCATTGACTTCCAACGGGTGAATGGGCCAAGATAGTCGAGTAGCAATAGCAAGAACTAAACGAACAATTATGAGTTTAATCACCAGACTAAGGGTGGAATGATAGTCTAAACAGGTCGCTGAGTAAACCCCTTTCGCAACAAGTCTTGCTTTGTACCTATCAACTTAACCATTAGGCTTATGCTTAATCCTGAATAACCATATGCAATCAACCTCATTCTGTTTCTGACTAAAACATCAAATTCAGACTGCATGACAACTCACTAGTAAGGGTGGGATTGGGTTTATTTGAAGGTGTTTGGTATAGGTTCAGATAGGTTTCAGACTGTTAGTCTGAGAGCATGCGATCATTAGATGACGAGGGGGAGAGGGAGGGTGATCAGAGTTGGTCCTATGGAGTGAGAATTGATCGTGGGTTGGTGCAGGTTGTTGAGAGAGGGCGTTTCGACTTTGGTAGGTTATGGTGATAGGTGGGTTGGATCTTCGAAGAGCTGCTGAGGTAGGTTGATTTGGAATTGGGGATTGATTCCGATTATTTTGGCCGGAAGGGTTACTTTCAGGTGGTGAAGTTTGAGATGAAGTAGAGTTTGAAGACAAAGTGGAGAGATCATTACTTGAACGTGATGATGCACACATAGGAAGATGAGGAGCACTCCATGACTGTATATGCATGGAAATTAGAGATGGCAATTCAAAACTTGCACTTAAAAGGAGATATATCACTGTGTTCTTTTTTAATATCTTTAACCGATATATCCCATGCTGAGAGTTTATTAGTATCCTTATATTGTTGGAAAATATTTGCAAAGGGATAATTATATTTCAAAAATACGACATATCGGTAAAGATATATTTTGGAGGTGACAAGATCAAAACATTGATGAGAATAATATTTATTCGAAAAATCTAAATAAACATAGGGTTTTGACTTTGGTTCTAATTTATTTTTGGCATATGGTCTAAGCCATGGATAGCATAAAAAACCAAAAATTTTAATAGACTCATAATTCGGTGCTTctttaaataaaattttatacAGGCACCGATTATTTAAAATTTATGTAGTGAGTCTATTTATTAGATATACAGCTTGATGACAagcaaaactcaaaaatttagaGGGTAACGAGGCTTGATATAGAACTGTTTTTGCAGTTTCAATAACATGCCGATGACAACATTCTACCAAGGCAACTCGTTGTGGAGTGTATGGTAGGGAAACCAAGTATTCTATGCCCTATGATTTTAAGTAGGAAGTTAAGCTTTGGAATTCACATCCTCCATCAGTgtaaaaagaagaagtttttgtTTGAAAACGTCTTTCTAAAAGTGGATGTAATGTTTTACAGACTTCCTAAACTTCTTGTTTAGATTTTAAGGTGTATAGCCACATATATTTTGAAAAGTGATCCATAAATGgaatataatattattttttatcaatGGATAAAATTGATGCAGGCCCCCCACAAATCACTGTAAATTATTTGGAGGGGTCGATGACTCTTCAAAGAATTAACTGAAAAAAGTAATCTGTGGCCTTTATTAGAATTGCAGGAATTACAATCAGAACTTATTGTAGAAGAACTAACAGACACTGATAACTTATGCAAAATATTGTTTAAAGTGCGACGATTTGGATGACCCAAACGTTGGTGCCATAGTTGAATTAGAACATCCACATTGTACTTAAGATTGCTAGTTGGTGGTCACGCATACAGTCGCCTGTTACTCCGCCCTTGAACTAGCAGCACCCCCGTATTCATATCCttcaaaagattaaaaaaaaagaattttttttccatGGAGGTGTTATTTTCACGATAAAATTGAGAGACATACATGAGATTATTTTTTATAGCAGGAGAGCAAAGAGTATTAGATAGGGTGAAACGATAATTGATGATTTTAGTTCAGTATTACCATTTTGGGAGATTGGTATGATGGTACCATTACCAATAGCAATTTCCTTTGGCCCGTCGTAGTCTTGAGCAATTGCTAGGCTTTGAGCATCAGAGGCAATGTGATGGGTGCCCATGTGTTGATGATGATGCTTGTTGTAGTAGTTGACGTCCAGAAAAGTTGTCTCTAGCCTGAAAATGGTTGTGGGAGTAGTTGCGACAGACTCGGGCAAAGTGACCAAGACGATCACATGGTTGACATGTCAAATTGTTATCAGGCTGAGCAGAGTTCTTTCTAGATTTCCATGGTTGGCCTTGATTGGGTTAATTGTTGTTTGCTGTATTGATACACCTATGTTGGTGTTGTTTCGAGATTGCGCAATAGAGCATTGTGCGACAACATCAGTAATGAAATTTAAGAGAGAAGAGCGAATATCATGATGTTTCAAGAAAAATTCATGATCAAGTAACTTCTCATACAACTCTTCATATGAGATAGTAGTATCTCGTGTCCGAATAGCTGCTGAAAATTCTTTGAATTTAGTTCCAAGACCAGTGATGATCTTCACAATAAGCTTCTCGTTGGTAACAGAAGCACTAACGGTAACAAGTTCATCACAAAGAGAGTGAACTTAATGCATATAGTCAGTGTCAGGCAGAGCATTCTTTGCAAGACAAGCTAAGCGATCACGTAGACTGAAAATGCGCATTTGGGATTTATTTGCATACACTATGTGAAGCGCATCCCAAGCAGCCTTTAAAGTGTTGGCTGAAGCAACAGATGCAGCAAGGGTAGAATCAACTAAAGCCAGGATGGCATTTTGAATTAGTTGATCCTGGTGAAACCAAGTTGGGTACGCAGGGTTGGTAACAGTTTCGTTGCTCGAGGAGATAGTTCGGCTAGGAGCAGGGTAGTTCTATTAAGATGGCCATACAGATTGTGGCCAAGCATAAACATCAACACCTGAGCCTTCCAAAGGGAAACATTGTGACTACCTACTAGCTTAATGGGAAGTTATGTGACAGAGTTAAACTGAACAATAGTGTTGTTCGTCGCATCAGAGTTGACAACATAAGCCATTTGAGTAGGATAGGGATGGGAAAAGAAATTAGGATATGACTCGCAAGAGCTCCTTTAAGCTTTTAATACCATAAAACGTATAAGCTGCAGAATGATAAAGAAGCTCCTTGTATGAGCATAGTTACAACTAGAAAGATACATAAGGACAAGATGAGATATAAACCTAACAAACTTCTAGAATATAGGTTGACTGAAGGATACAAAAAGATACAAATAAACAAGTACAATATTTCCTATGTTAACAGGACACTAGTCAAGAATCCTTTACACACAACACCTCCTCCACGCATAACATCAATTAGATCGTTCATCCACCCCTATCTTCACCATTACAAATAaaatccctttcattttttcAATTGCATCGCCACACTGTGCAAATTGACTTGAATCCATACGAATTTGCTtaacaactgctccttcaatttacaacataataaccaccatttttattttatatctaCTATATCTCATCTTGCTGCCATACTTAATCCATTGTCAATATCAACTTTAATTCACAAAAATGCACACATGAACAATATTGCCTTCATTTACCAAACCTGATATCCTTCACATCTTCTTATTTTTTCATTTCTCATACACAACTTAAAAGCTCCATTATCTTTTAGAATTTGAAAATTCTCACAACTTTTTGTTCTCTAAAATTGTTCACAAAAAGTTAAAGATGACTTTGACAAAGCAACAAAGTCGATTTAACAATTGGTGAAAAAAAGTTTATGGGCATTTTGTCCAATTAGTATTAAAATAAACTAGAGTATGAAATTGGTGATACATATTAATTCCGGTAGAATTGAGAACTTAAGCATATTTTGATGAATTTGTCGATATGAGTATGTTTGACTAATTGAAGTTTGCTAAAACTTTAGGAAAtgaggtttttttttttgtggtttcCAGTGCAAAAATTGTAGCATTCGCCATGCCTTATTGTCGCTAGTAAATGTAATGCCAAAATTTTTAAACCTTGATTTATTCTAACTTGTTCAAATTTGCCAATGAACTATGCAAAACGATTGAGATTTTCCCTTGAACTATTTGTTAATGGTGGAGATTAATCTTTAATAATGGAACCTAGTCACTAAAGAAAAATTTAACCCATTTTTATACTGTAACAACAAAGATTGATCTAACAGCAATTAGACAAAACTTGATCATTTTGCATAGTTTTGGAGACAAATTTGTATCTTTTGCATTGAAATAATGGGCGCGTCTTTCTTTTTGTCACTATAAGAGGGTTCTTGAAAATCACAGAACATCAGGGTGTAATATGTAATTATCCTAAAAGATCCAAATTACAATTCAAAATATACCAAGGACTTCAATGCAAATAAAGAACCTATATATAGAAAACTCTAACCCTCCTTCAGTTGTTATTCTAGGGTTTCGCTGACAGAGCCAACCGGAGCGCGGCAGCCACTCTCACACCACCGTACGCCACCAAACAGCCACCATGGGTCGTATGCACAGTCGAGGGTTCGTTCATTATTACCTCCTGTTTAAGTATCACTTGTTCATGCCACATTGTACTGATTTTTGTATTTTGTCAATCTTTTTTTTGGGGTGCTTAGTAAAGGTATTTCAGCTTCAGCTCTTCCATACAAGAGGACTCCACCAAGCTGGCTGAAAATCTCTGCTCCTGATGTAAGGAATTTTTTGCTtattaaaaaaattgaattttccttttgttcCTTTCCTACATATAATTTGATAACTAATAAAATGGGGAAGAAAAATATAGAGGTTGTAATGATACCTTGCCTGAATTCTAAATTTCTACATAATGACAGGAGTGAATCCTCTAAATACTAAAACCTGGATAAAGCAAAGTATTCATATAGCTGGTTGTTGATTTACTTATTTAATACTTGTTTAAAAAATTACGGAAATGCTGAATAGCTAGTTTCTTTTAATGATGATTATGTTATTAGTTGGGACCTAAATATGTGCGCATCTTTAGCTTGCGGGTGGGATTTCTAGGTCTAGGAGTGTTGTAAATTCATTTGAAATTTACTGAAGCACCGATATAAGGGATTAACTACTGGCCTTAGGAAATGTGACCTTTAGGATAAGTTACTGCTGCCTCTTTAATGCCTGTAGTTTCTACATGGATGCACGATGACAGATTTCCACTAACATTTGTGTAATCCTTTCTCCATGTTGTTTGAACGTGTGATTTCAGTTCACCATACCTCATGATATAACTTTTTAGGCTTTGGTCCATTGAGAGTTTCAAGTTTTATGTAGAGGAACGGTCTTTGAATTCAAAACGGTCAATAGAGGAACGCCATAAGAGAAATCTCAGAGAGCTAATTGGAGCTTTGACCCACTGACCCAATTGGTTTTCCCAGCTTATTCCATATGTTCACTTCTCGACTGACTACCTCCAGTTTGCGACTTGTACGTTGCCGCATCTTTTCTCTTCCTTCACCCCCTTTGACATCCTTCCTCTCCACTTCTCTGCTCTGTCGTTTCCCTGCTTTTACTTCTTCAATGGACAACACGGGTTTCCACAaaccttcttcatcctcctcctccTCTGCCTTTGCTCATTCCAATCGAAGGTAatatgttttcttcttcttttgctgaGTAATTCTCTGTAAAGTTTCAATCTTGAATTGGAAAATTATGGTTCTGAATCAATGGCAGCGGTGGTAGAGGAAGAGGGAGAGGATGGGACAATAACGAAAGATCAGGAGGCCGTGGCGGTGCTGCTGCCAGCTCCGGCAAAGATAAAATTGATGCTCTTGGGAGACTCTTGTACGTTTATCACTATGTATTTCTTCTTTCAGGCTTTTGGTATTGATTTTTTTTGTTATGTGACGCCATGGTAGTAAATTAATCAACAAAAAGCCTCAATTCCAAATTAGTTGGGTGCGCTGTATGAATCATCTGTTTACATTTCCTCTATTCAGGTCAGGTGCCGATGATTTCAGTAATTCATGTAGATAGACTATCCTTCTTCTTGTGACATATGATAGTACAAGCAGTCAATCAACAGAACAGTAATCCCAATTAGTTGGCTTTAGCTTTACGAATCCTCTCTAACCAGCAATGCTTTGTGAAACTCAGGGGGAGGGGAAAAGGAGTtaataaaggaaaaaaataatacTTAGAAAATTTTGACTAGCTATGATGATCATTGGAAGTGATTAGTTCCAGGCTTCTAGGGATTAAGGGTATGTACATACTGTAGTGTTTGAAACTATAGTTCGTTAAGTACCAAGTGTCACTTGTTTTAAACTTTCTAAGTTCTCTTATCAAAAACCAAACTTTGCCTAAACCAAATATGATATTTCGAATATTCTGTAATGTTGTAACTGTTGTTTAAACTTAGGACACGCATTTTGCGGCACATGGCCTCTGAGCTAAACTTGAATATGAGGAATGATGGGTATGTGAAGGTGCAGGATCTTTTAAAGCTAAACTTAAAAACATTTGCCAATGTCCCATTGAGGTCACACACTGTTGATGATGTCAAAGAGGTTAGTTATGTGAAGCCTTGTGCTCCTTTAATTTGTTGCCTCCATTTCTTGTATGAGGTTGACgaaggcctcatttgtttttttaagattaagacgtctgaatctgaatacacatctgaatatcaagatgtgtattacgattaagacatctgaatttgaatacacatctgaatatattaagatgtgtattaaggtCTGGATAGAAAtaattaagactgtttgatttttTACATCTAAATgcataaaatttatctttatttgaaaattaataaacataaaattcaaatgaaatactaactaatctaatattctatcaataaaatatatagtttttctaaatatgatagttgttgatggtgatggctaacgggtgaatgccgactagaggtggtggttggtggtagttttggttgatgatggtagtacatgctagtagctagtagtgattggtagtggtggcgattatgattgaggatggtggtgaTGGGTGGTTATAGCTAATAATTGGGGGTGGTAGTAGTAGTTGTGACTGAGGAAggtggtgggtgggtggtggtaggttataatgatgggcagtgccggttgtggttgttgatggtgatggggtGGTCAGTTGTGGTAGGTGAGGTGGATGAGTGTTGATTGTGGGTGAGAATGACAGTGGTCGGAATGGTGGGGATAGCAGGTGGTGATGGTCAATAATGATGGCGACTATaattgaggatgatggtggtggtggtggggtggtggagtatagtggtagttgataatggcaGGCAATGGCAGCAattaataatgaatatgtgatagcatcttaataaaattaagtctctgttatagatcttaatcatacagacctattcagacccactaagtggttgtgaagtaaaaaaacaaacacacttaatgattaagatctgattaattaagattcagactttaaaaacaaacacacttaatgtCTTTGATCTggatgattaagattcagacatccattaagtgcaaacaaatgaggccgAAAACTCTGATCTGTTTATTCCTTGGATTGCAAATGGTTCTCGAGTCAATTTAGTTGAAAAAGAGCTATACCTTCTGGTCCTAACTGGAAAACAAATGCTGGCTTTTCATTGAATGAACTTCCTTTCTTTCAGTTGGGTGAACTGGTTTTCGTTGTATTTTTATAGGCAGTACGGAACGATAACAAGCAAAGATTCGGCCTGTTGGAAGAGAATGGAGAGCTTCTGATACGTGCTAACCAGGGCCACACAGTAAAGGTACGTTCCCTCCTTAAAGTGGAATA
Proteins encoded in this window:
- the LOC104247732 gene encoding uncharacterized protein, which translates into the protein MFTSRLTTSSLRLVRCRIFSLPSPPLTSFLSTSLLCRFPAFTSSMDNTGFHKPSSSSSSSAFAHSNRSGGRGRGRGWDNNERSGGRGGAAASSGKDKIDALGRLLTRILRHMASELNLNMRNDGYVKVQDLLKLNLKTFANVPLRSHTVDDVKEAVRNDNKQRFGLLEENGELLIRANQGHTVKIVETQSLLKPILSADEVPVCVHGTYKKNLESILEHGLKRMKRLHVHFSCGLPTDGEVISGMRRDVNVLIFLDVRRALEDGMKLYISDNRVILTEGFDGTVPVKYFEKVESWPDRKPLPL